The Lycium barbarum isolate Lr01 chromosome 10, ASM1917538v2, whole genome shotgun sequence genome includes a region encoding these proteins:
- the LOC132612672 gene encoding uncharacterized protein LOC132612672, which produces MPGLDPKVAVHHLAVKNGTRPIKQAQRRFRPELVPLIENEVNKLIEAGFIREVKFPTWISSIVPMRKNNGQIRVCVDFRDLNNACPKDEFPLPIVELMIDATTGYEAMSFMDGSSGYNQIRMSPKDEELTAFRTPKGIYCYKLMPFGLKNAGATYQRAMQNIFDNMLHKNGECYVDDLVCAFGVTSGKFLGFVVRHRGIEIDQAKVDSIVKMAEPRNIHELKSLQGKLAYLRRFISNLAGKCQPFSRLMKKGAPFEWDQACANAFESIKTYLTKSPVLAAPVPGKPLILYISARESSVGALLAQENSKGKENALYYLSRMMTPNELKYSPIEKLCLALVFSIQKMKHYFQAHKAVKGQALADFLADHPIPDDWELTDELPDEDAMVIEIQRPWKMYFDGVAHCEGAGAEYQALILGLEMAVDMKQLQLQVFRDSELVINQLLGTYEVKKPELRPYHHYARKLIGWLGNVTLQHVPRKENKKADALATLASTLTLPDQAQITICQKWIVPPEDDEDEESKLELLVAVTEAEKVDWRQTMIDYLCYSILPEDPKRKTEIRRRAPRFLYYKDTLYRRSFEGVLLRCLGKEEATQAMQEAHSGVCGSHQSGPKLHFHIKRMGCKACQFHANFIHQPPEVLHPTVASWPFDAWGLDVVGPLPKSSGGHLYILAATDYFSKWAEAVALKEVKKENVANFIRVNIIYRFGIPSYIITDNGKPFSNKLMTKICELFGFKQRNSSMYYAAANGLAEAFNKTLCNLLKKVVSKSKRDWHDRMEEAFWAYRTTHRTPTQATPYSLVYGAEAVLPLERQIPSLWLAIQEGVTEEENARLRLEELEALDEKRLEAQQSLECYQARLSRAFNKKVRLRSFQVGDQVLAVRRPIIISHKSGSKFTLKWDGPYVVQEAYTSGAYKLIDADGLRIGPINGKFLKMYYP; this is translated from the exons ATGCCTGGCTTAGACCCTAAAGTTGCGGTCCATCATCTCGCTGTCAAGAATGGCACACGTCCTATCAAACAAGCACAACGACGTTTCAGGCCCGAATTGGTTCCCTTGATCGAAAATGAAGTTAACAAGCTTATTGAGGCTGGTTTCATTCGCGAAGTTAAGTTCCCCACATGGATTTCGAGCATTGTCCCTATGAGAAAGAATAATGGACAAATTCGAGTATGTGTTGACTTTAGGGATCTCAACAATGCATGCCCTAAGGATGAATTTCCACTTCCTATTGTTGAGCTTATGATTGATGCCACTACTGGATACGAGGCGATGTCCTTCATGGACGGCTCATCTGGTTATAACCAGATCCGCATGTCACCTAAGGATGAAGAGCTTACCGCATTCCGCACTCCTAAAGGTATTTATTGCTACAAATTAATGCCTTTTGGCTTGAAGAATGCTGGAGCAACATACCAAAGAGCTATGCAAAATATCTTCGACAACATGCTTCACAAAAACGGCGAGTGTTATGTTGACGATctggtg TGTGCATTTGGGGTTACCTCCGGAAAATTCCTTGGCTTTGTCGTTCGACATCGGgggatagaaattgatcaagccaaagtaGATTCAATCGTGAAGATGGCCGAGCCAAGAAACATCCATGAGTTGAAAAGTCTGCAAGGGAAGTTGGCGTATCTTAGGAGATTCATCTCAAATCTAGCAGGGAAATGTCAACCGttcagtcgtctcatgaagaaaGGTGCTCCTTTCGAATGGGACCAAGCTTGTGCCAACGCCTTTGAGAGCATCAAAACTTACTTGACCAAATCTCCAGTTCTAGCGGCTCCTGTGCCTGGAAAGCCATTGATACTATACATATCGGCAAGAGAAAGTTCAGTTGGAGCACTCTTAGCCCAAGAGAATAGCAAAGGGAAGGAAAATGCCCTTTACTACTTGAGTAGGATGATGACGCCAAATGAGTTGAAGTATTCGCCGATTGAAAAGTTGTGTCTGGCCTTAGTCTTCTCGATTCAGAAGATGAAACACTACTTTCAAGCCCAT AAAGCTGTGAAAGGGCAAGCATTGGCGGATTTTCTAGCAGACCATCCGATACCCGATGACTGGGAATTAACTGATGAACTACCCGATGAGGATGCGATGGTCATTGAGATTCAACGGCCTTGGAAGATGTATTTTGATGGTGTTGCACATTGCGAAGGAGCTGGCGCTG AATATCAGGCACTCATACTTGGGCTTGAAATGGCTGTTGATATGAAGCAGTTACAATTACAAGTCTTTCGAGATTCTGAATTGGTAATCAATCAATTGTTGGGTACCTACGAGGTCAAAAAGCCAGAATTGCGTCCCTATCATCACTATGCACGAAAATTAATTGGGTGGCTCGGCAACGTAACTCTCCAACACGtgccaagaaaggaaaataagaaagCTGATGCTTTGGCTACTTTGGCTTCAACATTGACTTTGCCTGACCAAGCGCAAATCACTATCTGCCAGAAATGGATAGTACCGCCAGAGGACGATGAGGATGAAGAAAGCAAACTCGAGCTTCTTGTGGCCGTTACTGAAGCTGAGAAAGTCGATTGGCGACAAACCATGATCGATTACTTGTGTTATAGCATTCTTCCAGAAGATCCAAAAAGAAAGACCGAAATTCGTCGTCGTGCCCCTCGCTTCCTTTACTACAAAGATACTTTGTACCGTAGATCGTTCGAGGGAGTTCTCTTGCGTTGTCTGGGGAAAGAAGAAGCGACTCAAGCTATGCAAGAAGCCCACTCTGGAGTttgtggatcacatcaatctggGCCAAAACTGCACTTTCATATAAAAAGGATGGg TTGCAAAGCATGCCAATTTCATGCAAATTTTATACACCAACCTCCTGAGGTGTTACATCCAACTGTtgcatcttggccatttgacgcttgggggCTAGACGTGGTTGGACCGCTACCGAAATCTTCTGGTGGCCACTTGTACATCTTAGCTGCAACGGATTACTTTTCAAAATGGGCTGAGGCTGTCGCCCTCAAAGAAGTAAAAAAGGAGAATGTGGCAAACTTCATTCGAGTAAACATCATCTATCGTTTTGGCATTCCTAGTTATATCATAACAGATAATGGCAAGCCGTTCTCCAACAAATTGATGACTAAGATTTGCGAGCTTTTTGGCTTCAAGCAACGAAACTCGTCTATGTATTATGCTGCTGCAAATGGACTAGCTGAAGCATTTAACAAGACCTTGTGCAACTTGTTAAAGAAGGTCGTCTCCAAGTCTAAAAGAGATTGGCATGATAGAATGGAAGAAGCTTTTTGGGCATACCGAACGACTCATCGcacaccaactcaagcaactcctTATTCTCTTGTTTACGGAGCTGAAGCGGTCCTTCCACTTGAACGCCAAATACCTTCATTGTGGCTCGCTATCCAAGAAGGGGTCACTGAAGAAGAAAATGCTCGTCTACGCCTTGAAGAGTTAGAGGCCCTTGATGAGAAAAGGCTAGAAGCTCAGCAAAgccttgaatgttatcaagctcGTCTTTCCCGTGCTTTCAATAAAAAGGTTCGCCTGAGGTCCTTCCAAGTTGGTGATCAAGTCCTGGCGGTAAGAAGACCTATTATCATATCTCATAAATCTGGAAGCAAGTTCACTTTAAAGTGGGATGGGCCATATGTTGTCCAAGAAGCCTATACAAGTGGTGCTTACAAGCTTATAGATGCAGATGGCTTGCGGATCGGTCCCATCAACGGGAAATTCTTGAAGATGTACTATCCTTGA
- the LOC132614664 gene encoding uncharacterized protein LOC132614664, with product MSPRIISQKSKQDHTPMLSKRGPTRMKEKSHPSSKSEVQLNDTPQAHETSYKSKTLKDVETPMDKGVKRVRLVSKKSATAPKVTNNTSKRREPSSSLDKGAKETSSLAPSCNKKSRPSSLPIDVGNTIASSSSTESNTSGDRHWNRLERKSKESDDHHNEFADLDAISIGSDIHLDGDPNSMMGLEEVAEQLGFQKLDGMNAAEVVVDQITHPKTFRPSSQPL from the exons ATGAGTCCTCGaattatttcacaaaaatcaaagCAAGATCATACACCTATGTTGTCCAAAAGAGGTCCGACTCGAATGAAAGAAAAATCGCATCCTTCTTCTAAGTCCGAGGTGCAACTTAATGATACTCCGCAAGCTCATGAAACTTCTTATAAATCCAAAACCTTGAAGGATGTTGAAACCCCTATGGACAAAGGAGTTAAACGCGTCCGACTAGTCTCCAAGAAAAGTGCTACGGCTCCTAAGGTGACCAACAATACTTCCAAAAGAAGGGAGCCTTCGAGTTCATTGGACAAGGGCGCCAAAGAAACATCAAGTCTCGCACCATCTTGCAACAAAAAGTCTCGCCCTTCCTCTCTTCCTATCGATGTTGGAAATACCATCGCATCCTCTAGTTCGACGGAGAGTAATACAAGTGGAGATCGACATTGGAATCGTTTAGAAAGGAAATCGAAGGAGTCCGACGATCACCATAATGAATTCGCTGATTTGGACGCTATTAGCATTGGATCTGATATCCATCTGGATGGGGATCCAAACTCGATGATGGGCTTGGAAGAAGTAGCAGAACAA ttGGGTTTCCAGAAACTAGACGGGATGAACGCGGCTGAAGTTGTCGTTGATCAGATTACACATCCGAAGACCTTCAGACCTTCCTCACAGCCATTGTAA
- the LOC132612673 gene encoding uncharacterized protein LOC132612673 has product MASKSNSKSQKSVKNYFTKVPKSSLDSHDLLHGIACLNPIDSFSSFDLRKIMRMAEHYPDDFDEFSMGVLENQLASYIIDVRDLDERFSDLKGLCDLSKRLVQTKKHSNYPLVFLIVKLALLLPVATASVERTFSAMTFIKNDLRSRMNESYFSGCLVPYVEKDVFNRISNDVIIKTFQGMKPRRVQL; this is encoded by the exons ATGGCTTCCAAATCCAATTCGAAG TCTCAAAAGTCAGTGAAGAATTATTTTACCAAAGTTCCAAAATCAAGTTTGGACTCTCATGATTTGCTTCATGGAATTGCTTGTTTAAATCCAATTGACTCATTTTCTAGTTTTGATCTCAGGAAAATAATGAGAATGGCTGAACATTATCCTgatgactttgatgaatttagTATGGGGGTTCTTGAGAATCAACTTGCGAGTTACATTATTGATGTTCGTGATCTTGATGAAAGGTTCTCCGATCTAAAAGGACTTTGTGATCTTTCAAAAAGATTAGTTCAGACAAAGAAGCATTCAAACTACCCTCTTGTATTCCTCATAGTGAAACTTGCCTTGCTCTTGCCAGTTGCCACTGCATCCGTTGAAAGAACTTTTTCGGCAATGACGTTTATCAAGAATGACTTGCGGAGTCGAATGAATGAGAGTTATTTTAGTGGTTGCTTGGTGCCTTATGTAGAAAAAGATGTGTTTAATAGGAtctctaatgatgttattataaaAACATTTCAAGGAATGAAACCTCGTCGTGTACAGTTGTAA